Proteins encoded together in one Peribacillus asahii window:
- the pyrE gene encoding orotate phosphoribosyltransferase, with protein MLKQTIAQHLLEIKAVYLQPNDPFTWSSGMKAPIYCDNRLTLSYPTIRQDIARGLQQLIEEHFPGTELVAGTATAGIAHAAWVSDLMNLPMCYVRSKAKEHGKGNQIEGSAKPGQKVVVVEDLISTGGSAITAAQALREAGCDVLGIVSIFTYELEKGKEKLAAEGLVSHSISDYSTLVQVAKEKGYINEGELQKLTKWRENPEDPSWIDA; from the coding sequence ATGTTAAAACAAACTATTGCACAACATCTATTAGAAATTAAAGCGGTGTACTTACAGCCGAATGATCCTTTCACATGGTCTTCAGGAATGAAGGCACCGATTTATTGCGACAATCGCTTAACGCTTTCTTATCCAACTATTCGTCAAGATATCGCTCGCGGCTTGCAGCAATTAATTGAAGAGCATTTTCCTGGTACGGAATTAGTTGCCGGAACAGCAACAGCAGGAATTGCCCATGCAGCATGGGTGAGTGATTTAATGAATCTCCCAATGTGCTATGTTCGCTCGAAAGCAAAAGAGCACGGCAAAGGGAATCAAATTGAAGGCAGCGCAAAGCCAGGTCAAAAAGTTGTTGTTGTAGAAGATCTTATTTCGACAGGCGGCAGTGCGATTACAGCTGCACAAGCACTAAGGGAAGCTGGCTGTGATGTACTTGGTATTGTTTCGATCTTTACATATGAGCTCGAAAAAGGAAAAGAAAAACTAGCAGCTGAAGGGTTAGTTTCTCATTCGATCAGCGATTATTCGACACTTGTACAAGTAGCGAAAGAAAAAGGCTATATTAATGAAGGCGAACTGCAAAAGCTAACGAAATGGCGTGAAAATCCAGAAGATCCTTCTTGGATTGATGCTTAA
- a CDS encoding Ppx/GppA family phosphatase → MERIAVIDIGSNSFHMIICEVSGSYFNPVKIVNDNDYKAYVRLGANLQQGDYIKLEKIQEIMTVLTRFQHVAIRNKVDKVFCVATEALRRAANGQEIIQLIKEQIGIEVELISGQQEAYLGYYSIVNGFALDNYLMVDIGGSSTELVYVSDREMKQSISLPVGSLNICDRFQSTNTIDDQLGMEMTQSFKAMLDCVEWLKDIEIDAVIGVGGTMRTIGKYDRAKKHYPLPIQHNYSLTFERVQAIFGELRTLTEQERLEVEELPKKRAAIFPSALLFVVTIMDYVQNKQLILSKHGLREGVVWDYLLHGKVCENILERDIEQLLNEHTLSECYQQRLTEVFAACRSMLTTEEVDVIKLATLFNLKKQYSDGKQTKKFLKYLFSRGIFGVTHQQMMVALLIAEYNVDDKYKRILTDRDHAFVLHMKSLNLFRE, encoded by the coding sequence ATGGAACGGATAGCGGTCATTGATATAGGCTCGAACTCCTTTCATATGATTATTTGTGAAGTCAGTGGGAGCTATTTTAATCCCGTTAAGATCGTCAATGATAACGATTATAAGGCCTATGTTCGTTTGGGGGCTAATTTACAACAAGGGGATTACATAAAGCTAGAAAAGATTCAGGAAATTATGACGGTTTTAACTAGATTTCAGCATGTAGCGATTCGCAACAAAGTGGACAAAGTATTTTGTGTAGCAACAGAGGCTTTACGTCGTGCGGCTAATGGACAGGAAATTATTCAATTAATAAAAGAACAAATCGGAATTGAAGTGGAGTTGATTTCCGGTCAACAAGAAGCGTATCTAGGGTATTATAGCATTGTTAATGGTTTCGCACTTGATAATTATTTAATGGTTGATATTGGCGGGAGCAGTACAGAACTTGTGTATGTTAGTGATCGAGAAATGAAACAATCGATTAGCTTACCGGTTGGTTCATTAAATATTTGTGACCGATTCCAATCTACGAATACAATTGACGATCAGCTTGGTATGGAAATGACTCAATCTTTTAAAGCGATGCTGGACTGTGTTGAATGGCTAAAGGACATAGAAATTGATGCGGTCATTGGTGTTGGCGGAACGATGCGAACCATTGGAAAGTATGATCGTGCGAAAAAACATTATCCGTTGCCGATTCAGCATAATTATTCGTTAACCTTTGAACGCGTTCAAGCTATTTTTGGAGAGCTGCGAACGTTAACAGAACAGGAACGTTTAGAGGTAGAGGAGCTCCCTAAGAAGCGAGCAGCCATCTTTCCGAGTGCTTTATTATTCGTTGTAACGATTATGGATTATGTACAGAATAAACAACTTATTTTAAGTAAGCATGGGTTAAGAGAAGGCGTTGTGTGGGATTATCTATTACATGGAAAAGTATGTGAGAATATTTTAGAGCGTGATATTGAACAGCTTTTGAATGAGCATACTCTTTCCGAGTGCTATCAGCAACGTTTGACCGAGGTGTTTGCTGCGTGTCGGTCGATGTTAACTACTGAAGAGGTCGATGTGATAAAGCTTGCCACGCTCTTTAATTTGAAAAAACAGTACTCTGATGGAAAGCAGACTAAGAAATTTTTGAAATACTTATTCTCACGCGGCATATTCGGAGTGACTCATCAGCAAATGATGGTGGCGCTGTTAATTGCTGAGTATAACGTGGACGATAAGTATAAAAGGATTTTGACTGATAGGGACCATGCATTTGTTTTGCACATGAAGTCATTGAATTTGTTTAGAGAATAA
- a CDS encoding ABC transporter ATP-binding protein, translated as MITVENVSFRRNNKHILHDVSWSVQQGEHWCLLGLNGSGKTTLLNIINGYIWPTEGKVHVLGHTFGQTNLPELRKEIGWVSSSLQQRFREHDTVFRIILSGKFASIGLYDEVDERDIERAKELMKLLQCEHLQNQAYGVLSQGERQRVLIARALMPSPKLLILDEPCTGLDLLAREQLLQFIEKVAAEPNGLTLIYVTHHVEEILPCFTHTLLMREGEVFASGQTNEQLTESMLSDFFKQPIAVQHEQDRTWIALK; from the coding sequence TTGATTACTGTAGAAAATGTTTCATTTCGACGTAATAATAAGCATATTTTACATGATGTATCGTGGTCTGTACAACAAGGAGAGCATTGGTGTCTATTAGGGCTAAATGGTTCTGGGAAAACAACGCTTTTAAATATAATCAATGGCTATATTTGGCCGACAGAGGGGAAAGTTCACGTATTAGGACATACATTTGGTCAAACGAATTTACCTGAGCTGCGTAAAGAAATCGGCTGGGTGAGTTCATCACTGCAACAGCGCTTTCGAGAGCATGATACAGTGTTTCGGATTATCTTAAGCGGAAAATTTGCTTCGATTGGCTTATATGATGAAGTAGATGAACGTGATATTGAGCGTGCAAAAGAATTAATGAAGCTATTACAGTGTGAACATTTACAGAATCAAGCTTATGGCGTTTTATCACAAGGAGAGCGCCAACGAGTGCTTATTGCACGAGCGCTTATGCCATCGCCTAAGCTTCTTATTTTAGATGAGCCATGCACAGGACTAGATTTACTAGCAAGAGAACAGTTGCTTCAGTTTATCGAAAAGGTTGCGGCTGAGCCAAATGGTCTAACACTTATTTACGTAACGCATCATGTTGAAGAAATTTTACCATGCTTTACACATACTCTTTTGATGCGTGAGGGGGAAGTATTTGCTTCTGGACAAACGAATGAACAGTTAACAGAATCTATGCTTTCTGATTTTTTTAAGCAGCCGATTGCTGTTCAACACGAGCAAGATCGAACGTGGATTGCGCTTAAATGA
- a CDS encoding Rqc2 family fibronectin-binding protein, which yields MSFDGLFTKAMTEEIASLLKGGRINKVHQPYKNELILVVRAGKQNFKLLLSAHPSYARVQITEEDYENPKEPPMFCMLLRKHLEGFTIEDIRQHELDRIIILDVKGRNELGDLSQKQLMIEIMGRHSNIILVDQERNMILDSIKHVSYAINSHRAILPGQEYKLPPAQHKQNPFTASTEDIVKQLDFNAGKLDRQLVQQFAGVSPLFAKEAVHLAGLANSDTLPGAFLALIHTLSKQEYIPTMISDGKKDVFYMLPLHHLSGEAKSFSSLSQMLDRFYFGKAERDRVKQQGHDLERFITNEVEKNRKKIGKLERTLQETERSEQYQLYGELLTVNLYQMTKGLTEIEVVNYYDENESTVVIPLNPQKTPTENAQHYFAKYQKAKNAVAIVQEQIEKTKEELHYFETLQQQLQSASPKDVEEIREELQEEGYLRQKQKKGMKKPANAKPQLETYHSTNGDIIFVGKNNKQNDYLTNKFARRDEIWLHTKDIPGSHVVIRNEVPSEQTITEAAILAAYYSKARQSSSVPVDYTKVRHVKKPSGAKPGFVIYEQQQTLFVTPDEEIVIQLKNNE from the coding sequence ATGTCATTTGACGGATTATTTACAAAGGCGATGACAGAAGAAATCGCTTCTTTACTAAAAGGCGGCCGTATTAATAAAGTGCATCAGCCTTATAAAAACGAATTAATTTTAGTTGTTCGGGCAGGCAAGCAAAATTTTAAATTATTACTCTCTGCTCATCCAAGCTATGCAAGAGTTCAAATAACAGAAGAAGATTATGAGAATCCTAAAGAACCGCCCATGTTTTGCATGCTGCTCAGAAAGCATCTTGAAGGATTTACGATTGAGGATATTCGTCAACATGAATTAGACCGAATCATTATTTTGGATGTAAAAGGACGTAACGAACTCGGCGATTTATCTCAAAAACAATTAATGATTGAGATTATGGGTCGTCACAGCAACATTATTTTAGTCGATCAAGAACGAAATATGATTCTCGATAGTATTAAACATGTATCCTATGCAATAAATAGTCACCGTGCCATTTTGCCAGGTCAAGAGTATAAGCTCCCTCCTGCACAGCACAAACAAAACCCATTTACTGCTTCTACAGAAGATATCGTAAAACAACTAGATTTCAATGCAGGCAAATTAGATCGTCAGCTTGTGCAACAATTCGCTGGGGTCTCCCCTTTATTCGCTAAAGAAGCTGTTCATCTCGCTGGACTTGCTAATTCGGATACATTGCCAGGAGCTTTTCTTGCATTAATCCATACACTTTCTAAGCAAGAGTACATACCTACTATGATATCGGATGGAAAAAAAGACGTGTTTTATATGCTCCCTTTACATCATCTTTCCGGTGAGGCTAAATCTTTCTCATCGCTCAGCCAAATGCTGGATCGTTTTTATTTTGGTAAGGCTGAGCGTGATCGTGTTAAGCAGCAAGGGCATGACCTTGAACGATTTATCACAAACGAAGTGGAAAAAAACCGAAAAAAAATTGGAAAGCTTGAACGAACGTTACAAGAAACTGAACGCAGTGAGCAATATCAATTATATGGCGAATTATTGACCGTGAACTTATATCAAATGACAAAGGGACTAACGGAAATTGAAGTCGTCAATTATTATGATGAAAATGAAAGTACCGTCGTTATTCCACTTAATCCACAAAAAACACCGACAGAAAACGCCCAGCATTATTTTGCTAAATATCAAAAAGCGAAAAATGCAGTCGCTATTGTTCAAGAACAAATTGAAAAAACAAAAGAGGAATTACACTACTTTGAAACGTTGCAGCAGCAGCTACAATCCGCGTCACCAAAGGATGTAGAAGAAATTCGTGAAGAGTTGCAAGAAGAAGGCTACTTACGTCAAAAACAAAAAAAAGGCATGAAAAAACCTGCCAATGCCAAACCGCAGCTTGAAACATATCACTCTACAAACGGGGATATTATTTTCGTTGGAAAAAACAATAAACAAAACGATTACTTAACGAATAAATTTGCCCGTCGTGATGAAATATGGCTTCATACGAAAGACATTCCTGGCTCACATGTTGTCATTCGCAACGAAGTACCGAGTGAACAAACAATTACAGAAGCCGCTATTTTAGCCGCTTATTATAGTAAAGCCCGACAATCAAGCTCTGTACCCGTTGATTATACGAAGGTGCGTCATGTAAAAAAACCAAGCGGCGCAAAACCTGGCTTCGTCATTTATGAACAGCAGCAAACCCTGTTTGTTACACCAGACGAAGAAATTGTCATTCAATTAAAAAATAATGAATAG
- a CDS encoding cation-translocating P-type ATPase, whose amino-acid sequence MKFREMKTQEIENALQTSIKLGLSEDEVTKRQRKHGFNELQEAEKQSALLLFFAQFKDFMVLVLLVATLISGILGEYVDAIAIIAIVFLNGILGFFQERKAEKSLDALKEMSAPQVYVLRDNKWIKVPSKEVVVGDVLKFASGDRIGADLRIVESFSLEIEESALTGESQPAVKTSEQLLFDADGIGDEENKAFMGTMVTRGSGKGIVIATGMDTAMGKIAHLLQTAETMITPLQRRLEQLGKILIATALVLTVIVVLTGVLQGHDVYTMFLAGVSLAVAAIPEGLPAIVTVALSLGVQRMIKQRAIVRKLPAVETLGCASVICSDKTGTMTQNKMTVTKLWSGGKTWDVTGTGYAPEGEFLDGERAVSLQGEKSLLQLLTFGMLCNKADLVRKGDRFTLDGDPTEGAMFVAALKAGLTREQLFEKFTIVKEFPFDSTRKMMSVIIKDEAGKHFVVTKGAPDVLFARCESILWDGKTAPLNKEYQASVHREMEGLASLALRMIAVGYKPLAAGHVVLHEEEAEKNLTFMGLQGMIDPPRPEVKQAIKECREAGIKTVMITGDHVTTAKAIAAQLGILKGKEKVVEGKQLNDLSFEELEEIVEDVAVFARVSPEHKLQIVKALQNKGHIVAMTGDGVNDAPAIKTADIGVAMGITGTDVAKEASSLILVDDNFATIKSAIKEGRNIYENIRKFIRYLLASNVGEILVMFFAMLCALPLPMVPIQILFVNLVTDGLPAMALGLDAPEDDVMKQKPRSPNEGVFARGLGWKIISRGFLIGLSTLIAFYIVYRANPDNLEYAQTVAFATLVLTQLIHVFDCRSERSIFSRNPFGNKYLVGAVLSSLLLMIAVIYYQPLQMIFHTVAIPARDWLLIIGMSSIPTFLLAGSFLARKSK is encoded by the coding sequence ATGAAGTTCCGGGAAATGAAGACGCAAGAAATAGAGAATGCTCTTCAAACAAGCATTAAGCTTGGATTGAGCGAAGATGAGGTGACGAAAAGGCAGCGTAAACATGGGTTTAATGAACTTCAAGAAGCCGAAAAACAGTCCGCGTTACTGTTATTTTTTGCCCAGTTTAAAGATTTCATGGTGCTCGTATTATTGGTCGCAACGCTTATCTCGGGGATACTAGGTGAATATGTAGATGCGATTGCTATCATTGCAATTGTGTTTTTAAACGGAATTCTTGGATTTTTTCAAGAACGAAAAGCAGAGAAGTCTTTAGATGCTTTAAAGGAGATGTCTGCTCCGCAAGTCTATGTGTTACGTGATAATAAATGGATAAAAGTACCCTCTAAGGAAGTCGTTGTTGGGGATGTTTTAAAATTTGCAAGCGGTGACCGAATCGGAGCAGACTTGCGAATTGTTGAATCATTCAGTTTAGAAATTGAAGAATCTGCTTTAACAGGTGAATCACAACCGGCTGTTAAAACATCTGAGCAGCTTTTATTTGATGCGGATGGTATTGGTGATGAAGAGAATAAAGCGTTTATGGGGACGATGGTAACGAGAGGAAGCGGTAAAGGGATTGTCATCGCCACTGGAATGGATACAGCGATGGGGAAAATTGCCCACTTGCTTCAAACGGCTGAAACGATGATTACACCGCTTCAACGTAGATTGGAGCAGCTTGGTAAAATTTTAATTGCGACGGCGCTCGTGTTAACCGTTATTGTAGTACTGACAGGTGTATTACAAGGACATGACGTGTATACGATGTTTTTAGCAGGGGTGTCGCTTGCGGTTGCAGCTATTCCTGAAGGCTTGCCGGCTATTGTGACGGTCGCCTTGTCGCTAGGTGTGCAACGTATGATTAAGCAGCGGGCGATTGTTCGTAAGCTTCCTGCTGTTGAAACGCTCGGTTGTGCATCGGTTATTTGTTCGGATAAAACAGGAACGATGACACAAAACAAAATGACAGTGACAAAGCTATGGAGCGGCGGAAAGACATGGGATGTTACAGGGACCGGCTACGCTCCTGAAGGAGAATTTCTAGACGGTGAACGAGCTGTTTCTTTACAAGGGGAAAAGTCATTGCTTCAATTGTTAACATTCGGTATGCTGTGCAATAAAGCTGATTTAGTGAGAAAAGGAGATCGGTTTACGTTAGACGGCGATCCAACGGAAGGAGCAATGTTTGTTGCCGCATTAAAAGCAGGGTTAACGAGGGAGCAATTGTTTGAGAAATTTACAATTGTGAAGGAATTTCCGTTTGATTCGACACGAAAAATGATGAGTGTCATCATAAAAGATGAAGCAGGAAAGCATTTTGTCGTGACGAAAGGAGCTCCAGATGTCCTGTTCGCTCGCTGTGAATCGATTTTGTGGGATGGGAAAACGGCTCCTTTGAATAAAGAATATCAAGCAAGTGTTCATCGAGAAATGGAAGGACTAGCTTCACTTGCTCTTCGGATGATTGCGGTAGGCTATAAGCCATTAGCGGCTGGACATGTCGTGTTACATGAAGAGGAAGCTGAAAAGAACTTAACGTTTATGGGGCTGCAAGGAATGATTGATCCTCCTCGTCCTGAAGTGAAGCAAGCTATTAAAGAATGTCGAGAAGCAGGCATTAAAACAGTGATGATTACGGGAGACCATGTGACGACCGCTAAAGCGATTGCTGCGCAGCTCGGTATTTTAAAGGGCAAGGAGAAGGTTGTTGAAGGGAAGCAGTTAAATGATTTGTCGTTTGAAGAGCTAGAAGAAATAGTGGAAGATGTTGCGGTGTTCGCTCGTGTGTCACCAGAGCACAAACTACAAATTGTAAAGGCTCTGCAAAATAAAGGGCATATCGTAGCGATGACCGGCGATGGAGTGAATGATGCCCCAGCTATTAAAACAGCGGATATTGGGGTAGCGATGGGGATTACAGGAACGGATGTGGCCAAAGAAGCCTCCTCTCTCATATTAGTGGATGATAATTTTGCGACGATTAAATCAGCGATTAAAGAGGGACGGAATATTTATGAAAACATTCGGAAGTTTATTCGTTATTTATTAGCTTCGAATGTAGGAGAAATTTTGGTGATGTTTTTTGCTATGCTCTGTGCCTTACCGTTGCCGATGGTGCCTATTCAAATCTTATTCGTCAATTTAGTGACAGATGGTTTACCCGCGATGGCTTTAGGTCTAGATGCGCCAGAAGATGATGTGATGAAGCAAAAGCCGCGTAGTCCAAACGAAGGCGTATTTGCAAGGGGACTTGGGTGGAAGATCATTTCTCGCGGTTTTTTGATTGGTCTTTCCACCTTGATTGCTTTTTATATTGTCTATCGTGCGAATCCGGACAATCTGGAATACGCTCAAACGGTCGCTTTTGCTACATTAGTGTTAACGCAGCTGATTCACGTATTTGATTGCCGAAGCGAACGTTCCATCTTTTCACGAAATCCTTTTGGAAATAAATATTTAGTTGGTGCCGTATTGTCTTCTTTACTGTTGATGATTGCGGTCATTTATTATCAGCCATTGCAAATGATTTTCCATACAGTTGCGATTCCTGCTCGTGATTGGCTGTTAATTATCGGAATGTCGTCGATTCCAACTTTTTTACTGGCTGGCAGCTTTTTAGCAAGAAAATCAAAATAA
- a CDS encoding YicC/YloC family endoribonuclease, whose product MVISMTGYGRGKAENDHVRVTVEIKTVNHRFCEYNIRMPRQLLFLEDKVKKKANEYIRRGRGEIFITVEGEGLVAKELKFDWDIADQFVSLIDTVQEKYELKSQVTLQDLLRLETVFSVEEVPAENDEVEWLLLQALTSALEDVKRMRIQEGQELAYDLETHKEKVAAIAQHVKQYAPSVVRTYKDRLAMKLNELTDGLIEESRLVTEAAIFADKCDINEELTRLESHLLQFAETLKQKDPIGRKLDFLVQEMNREVNTIGSKGNDSLITKEVVEMKSLLEKMKEQVQNIE is encoded by the coding sequence ATGGTTATTAGTATGACAGGCTATGGACGAGGTAAGGCAGAGAATGATCATGTAAGGGTAACTGTTGAAATTAAAACGGTGAATCATCGCTTTTGTGAATACAATATTCGAATGCCGCGACAGCTTTTATTCTTAGAAGATAAAGTAAAGAAGAAAGCAAATGAATATATTCGACGTGGACGAGGAGAAATTTTTATTACAGTCGAAGGGGAAGGTCTTGTTGCTAAGGAGCTGAAGTTCGATTGGGATATTGCGGATCAATTTGTTTCACTCATAGATACAGTACAAGAAAAGTATGAGTTAAAATCACAAGTCACGTTACAAGATTTACTGAGACTTGAAACGGTTTTTTCAGTAGAAGAAGTGCCCGCAGAAAATGATGAAGTGGAATGGCTCCTACTGCAAGCATTAACGAGCGCGTTAGAAGATGTAAAACGTATGCGCATTCAAGAAGGCCAAGAGCTAGCTTATGACTTAGAAACACATAAGGAAAAAGTAGCAGCTATTGCACAACATGTGAAACAATATGCTCCTTCGGTTGTTCGTACTTATAAAGACAGGCTAGCGATGAAGTTAAACGAGTTAACGGATGGGTTGATTGAAGAAAGTCGACTTGTTACAGAAGCAGCCATTTTTGCGGATAAGTGTGACATTAACGAAGAGTTAACTAGATTAGAAAGCCACTTATTGCAATTCGCAGAAACATTAAAGCAAAAAGATCCGATTGGTCGTAAGCTTGATTTTCTTGTACAAGAGATGAACCGAGAAGTCAACACGATTGGTTCAAAGGGAAACGACTCTCTTATTACAAAAGAAGTTGTCGAAATGAAAAGCTTATTAGAAAAGATGAAAGAACAAGTTCAAAATATTGAATAG
- the remA gene encoding extracellular matrix/biofilm regulator RemA: MSIKLINIGFGNIVSANRIVSIVSPESAPIKRIIQDARDRGSLIDATYGRRTRAVIITDSDHVILSAVQPETVAARLQDRDDSVEEG, encoded by the coding sequence ATGTCGATCAAGCTCATAAATATCGGTTTTGGAAATATTGTTTCTGCAAATCGTATTGTCTCAATCGTGAGTCCGGAATCGGCTCCAATTAAAAGAATTATTCAGGATGCCCGCGATCGCGGTTCATTAATAGATGCTACATACGGAAGAAGAACAAGAGCTGTAATTATAACAGATAGTGATCACGTTATCTTATCAGCTGTTCAGCCGGAAACAGTTGCTGCACGTCTTCAAGATCGTGATGACAGCGTAGAAGAGGGGTAA
- the gmk gene encoding guanylate kinase gives MKEKGLLIVLSGPSGVGKGTVRKAIFSEPDKSFEYSISMTTRLPREGEVDGVDYFFKTREEFEALIEQGKLLEHAEFVGNYYGTPVDYVRETIEAGKDIFLEIEVEGAKQVREKFPDGLFIFLAPPSLSELENRIVNRGTDTEEVIQRRMKVAKEEIELMSLYDYVVENDSVEKACEKVNCIIVAEHCRRERVEARYKKMLEAE, from the coding sequence ATGAAAGAAAAAGGGTTATTGATTGTATTATCTGGGCCATCTGGTGTTGGAAAGGGAACGGTTCGAAAGGCTATTTTCTCAGAGCCTGATAAATCGTTTGAGTATTCTATTTCGATGACGACTCGTCTTCCACGTGAAGGAGAAGTTGACGGGGTTGATTATTTCTTTAAAACGCGGGAAGAGTTTGAAGCGCTCATTGAGCAAGGGAAATTGCTCGAGCATGCTGAGTTTGTAGGCAACTACTATGGTACACCTGTTGATTATGTACGAGAGACAATTGAGGCAGGAAAGGATATTTTCCTAGAAATTGAAGTAGAAGGAGCAAAGCAAGTTCGGGAAAAATTCCCAGATGGCTTGTTTATTTTTCTGGCGCCGCCAAGTCTTTCAGAACTTGAGAACCGCATCGTGAATCGTGGAACGGACACGGAAGAGGTGATTCAACGCCGAATGAAAGTGGCAAAAGAGGAAATTGAACTTATGAGCTTATATGATTATGTCGTTGAAAATGATTCTGTAGAAAAAGCATGTGAAAAAGTAAACTGCATTATTGTTGCTGAACATTGTCGACGTGAAAGAGTAGAAGCTCGTTATAAAAAAATGCTGGAGGCTGAATAA
- the rpoZ gene encoding DNA-directed RNA polymerase subunit omega, whose translation MLYPPIDSLLLKIDSKYSLVSVAAKRAREMQIKEDCQIEKPVSHKSVGRALEEIYSGKLTYTNQYEEK comes from the coding sequence ATGTTATATCCACCAATTGATTCTTTATTACTTAAAATTGATTCTAAATACTCACTTGTTTCTGTTGCCGCTAAGCGTGCTCGTGAAATGCAAATTAAGGAAGATTGCCAAATTGAAAAGCCTGTTTCTCATAAATCTGTTGGTCGTGCGCTAGAGGAAATTTATTCTGGGAAATTAACTTATACGAATCAATATGAAGAAAAGTAA
- the coaBC gene encoding bifunctional phosphopantothenoylcysteine decarboxylase/phosphopantothenate--cysteine ligase CoaBC — protein sequence MLIDKKILLCVTGGIAVYKAAALTSKLTQAGASVKVIMSDSARQFVTPLTFQALSRHDVYTDTFDEKDSAVIAHIDLADWPDLILLAPATANVIGKLANGIADDMITTTLLATEAPVWVAPAMNVHMYAHPAVQKNMDTLRSFGYQFIEPGEGYLACGYVGKGRLEEPETIVQHLQRFFDEKNQPLPLRGKKCLITAGPTREAIDPVRFLTNHSSGKMGYALAEEAIKLGAEVTLISGPVHLTPPAKAHVVQVESAAEMYDAVWPFYDDADIVIGTAAVADYKPKVYHTHKMKKQPGDNVIELERTKDILQELGMKKTHQLIIGFAAETNAVEEYARGKLEKKNADMIVANNVTTAGAGFGTDTNIVTMFKRDGSAINLPMLTKTETAKRILTEAASMLQKD from the coding sequence ATGCTTATCGATAAAAAGATTCTTCTTTGTGTAACAGGTGGGATTGCTGTATATAAGGCAGCGGCTTTAACAAGTAAATTGACACAAGCGGGAGCTTCGGTGAAGGTAATCATGAGTGATTCAGCTCGTCAATTTGTGACTCCGCTTACATTTCAAGCGCTATCACGACATGATGTCTATACCGATACGTTTGATGAGAAGGATTCAGCTGTTATTGCTCATATTGATTTAGCAGACTGGCCGGATCTTATTCTCCTTGCTCCAGCGACAGCAAATGTGATTGGGAAGCTTGCTAACGGTATTGCTGATGATATGATTACGACAACACTTTTAGCTACTGAAGCACCAGTTTGGGTTGCTCCAGCGATGAATGTACATATGTATGCCCATCCTGCTGTCCAAAAAAATATGGACACATTACGATCTTTCGGCTATCAGTTTATTGAACCAGGAGAAGGCTATTTAGCGTGTGGTTATGTTGGTAAAGGGCGCCTTGAAGAACCTGAGACGATTGTTCAGCATTTGCAGCGTTTTTTTGATGAGAAGAATCAACCATTACCGCTTCGTGGGAAGAAATGTTTAATTACGGCAGGACCAACGCGGGAAGCGATTGATCCCGTTCGCTTTTTAACGAATCATTCGAGTGGGAAAATGGGGTATGCTTTAGCAGAAGAAGCAATTAAACTAGGTGCGGAAGTGACGCTTATTTCAGGCCCAGTCCATTTAACACCACCTGCTAAAGCTCATGTTGTACAAGTTGAATCAGCAGCAGAGATGTATGATGCGGTCTGGCCATTTTATGACGATGCGGATATTGTTATTGGTACAGCTGCTGTAGCGGATTATAAGCCAAAAGTTTATCATACACATAAAATGAAAAAACAACCGGGAGACAATGTAATTGAGTTAGAACGAACAAAAGATATTCTTCAAGAGTTGGGAATGAAGAAAACTCATCAACTTATTATTGGGTTTGCTGCTGAAACGAACGCAGTAGAAGAATATGCACGTGGAAAGCTTGAGAAAAAGAATGCAGATATGATTGTAGCCAATAATGTAACGACAGCAGGAGCTGGCTTCGGAACAGATACGAATATTGTAACGATGTTTAAACGAGATGGCAGTGCTATCAACTTGCCAATGCTGACAAAAACAGAGACAGCAAAACGAATTTTAACCGAAGCAGCTTCGATGTTACAAAAGGATTGA